A stretch of Myxococcus guangdongensis DNA encodes these proteins:
- a CDS encoding DUF2169 family type VI secretion system accessory protein → MVLPELNTRTPATVQLLPQFGQDGAPCIAVVIKQRFSVVRIGHVRREGGAQVRRVDELWEPEAEQSSIRRPADVGLRKPSTDVVVAGSAMAVHGEPTKVLDVSVRVGPVGKRLRVFGTRVWYPGVVGLSLTAPQPFQEVPLRWELAYGGLDTSNPRKLAHEPRNPLGRGVVADADSLKHKPAPQIEDPSDLISSVRSRPTPAGVGAIGPQFEPRLRLAGTYDDRWQKERMPLPPLDFDERYRNVAAPGLVCPSYLTGGELVEVEGMSESGQLRFELPKLFFGVVAVTAQGDVEHRPVLDTVLLEPNERRFELTWRSVVPVPKRARELSAINVFEKERLS, encoded by the coding sequence ATGGTCCTTCCCGAGCTCAATACGCGCACCCCCGCCACCGTGCAGCTCCTGCCCCAGTTCGGGCAGGACGGCGCCCCCTGCATCGCCGTGGTCATCAAGCAGCGCTTCTCCGTCGTTCGCATCGGCCACGTGCGTCGCGAAGGTGGTGCCCAGGTGCGGCGGGTGGACGAACTCTGGGAGCCGGAGGCGGAGCAGAGCAGCATCCGACGTCCGGCCGACGTCGGCCTGCGCAAGCCGAGTACGGATGTGGTGGTGGCGGGCAGCGCGATGGCCGTCCATGGCGAGCCCACGAAGGTGCTGGACGTGTCGGTGCGCGTCGGCCCTGTCGGCAAGCGCCTCCGGGTCTTCGGAACGCGCGTCTGGTACCCCGGTGTCGTGGGCCTGTCGCTCACCGCGCCGCAGCCCTTCCAGGAGGTGCCCCTGCGCTGGGAGCTCGCGTACGGCGGCCTCGACACGAGCAACCCCCGGAAGCTCGCCCACGAGCCCCGCAACCCGCTCGGGCGCGGCGTGGTCGCGGACGCGGACTCCCTGAAGCACAAGCCCGCGCCCCAGATAGAGGACCCCTCGGACCTCATCAGCTCGGTGCGCTCCCGGCCCACGCCCGCGGGCGTCGGAGCCATCGGGCCCCAGTTCGAGCCACGTCTGCGGCTCGCGGGGACGTACGACGACCGCTGGCAGAAGGAGCGCATGCCGCTGCCTCCCCTGGACTTCGATGAGCGCTATCGCAACGTCGCCGCCCCGGGCCTCGTGTGCCCGTCCTACCTGACCGGCGGCGAGCTGGTGGAGGTGGAGGGGATGAGCGAGAGCGGGCAGCTGCGCTTCGAGCTGCCGAAGCTCTTCTTCGGCGTCGTGGCCGTGACGGCGCAGGGCGACGTGGAGCACCGCCCCGTGCTGGACACGGTGTTGCTGGAGCCCAACGAGCGGCGCTTCGAGTTGACGTGGCGCTCCGTCGTCCCGGTGCCGAAGCGGGCCCGTGAGCTCTCGGCCATCAACGTCTTCGAGAAGGAGCGCCTGTCATGA
- a CDS encoding beta-ketoacyl synthase N-terminal-like domain-containing protein, which translates to MTGRPNGSWMGKGGDVGLYAMGAFNGLAFDAHQTWAFWRAEAVGVTEGPFRCANGTRATMLSARTLPPRLCGVERMMALVDGALGQLEAPLARLRGDARLRLWLGLPERYGPEASKARAVERRHLEGHVKRWCERAAAGAPVIAVPRGAASLAFALAEACADVTSGQVDAAIVGGVDTFHAPDVMDELMAQSRLFDGENMDSLIPGEGAAFLVITRPRAAASAGMPVLALVDAVGLGQEPGALLSEAPCSGMGLTHAIRAATGSQRDPNWRLEWLLGDVNNESYRSGELQLALPRALAPGGMDGGKGYRPIAVDDLPVDFLPLRFGDLGAATLPTAAIIASQAFLRGAPTATNCLCVSSSLGPDRGAVLLRAAPPT; encoded by the coding sequence ATGACGGGCCGCCCGAATGGCTCGTGGATGGGAAAGGGGGGCGACGTCGGGCTGTACGCGATGGGCGCCTTCAACGGCCTCGCCTTCGATGCCCACCAGACATGGGCCTTCTGGCGCGCGGAGGCCGTGGGCGTGACGGAGGGCCCCTTCCGCTGCGCCAACGGGACGCGGGCCACGATGCTGTCGGCGCGGACCCTGCCGCCCCGTTTGTGCGGAGTGGAGCGGATGATGGCGCTGGTCGACGGAGCGCTCGGCCAGCTCGAGGCGCCGCTGGCCCGGCTCCGTGGGGACGCGCGCCTGCGGCTGTGGTTGGGGCTTCCCGAGCGCTACGGCCCCGAGGCCTCGAAGGCGCGAGCGGTCGAGCGCCGACACCTGGAGGGCCACGTGAAGCGGTGGTGTGAGCGCGCCGCCGCGGGCGCGCCCGTCATCGCGGTGCCGCGAGGGGCGGCGTCGCTGGCGTTCGCCCTGGCGGAGGCGTGTGCGGACGTGACCTCGGGGCAGGTGGATGCGGCCATCGTCGGAGGCGTGGACACCTTCCATGCCCCTGACGTGATGGACGAATTGATGGCGCAGTCCCGGCTGTTCGATGGCGAGAACATGGACTCGCTGATTCCAGGCGAGGGCGCGGCGTTCCTGGTCATCACCCGTCCTCGCGCGGCCGCGAGCGCGGGGATGCCAGTGCTGGCCCTCGTCGATGCCGTGGGGCTGGGGCAGGAGCCGGGGGCCCTCCTGTCCGAGGCGCCATGCTCCGGGATGGGATTGACGCACGCCATCCGCGCGGCCACGGGAAGCCAACGCGACCCGAACTGGCGACTGGAGTGGCTCCTGGGGGATGTGAACAACGAGAGCTACCGCAGCGGCGAGCTTCAACTGGCCTTGCCCCGGGCCCTGGCTCCCGGAGGCATGGACGGAGGAAAGGGCTATCGCCCCATCGCGGTGGATGATCTGCCCGTCGATTTCCTTCCGCTCCGTTTCGGGGACCTGGGCGCGGCCACGCTGCCGACCGCGGCCATCATCGCCTCGCAGGCCTTTCTCCGGGGCGCCCCCACGGCAACCAATTGCCTGTGCGTGAGCAGCTCGCTGGGGCCCGACCGGGGCGCGGTGCTGCTTCGGGCCGCCCCGCCCACCTGA
- the tssJ gene encoding type VI secretion system lipoprotein TssJ has translation MTLLLGLLAGACAHNPPPPAACEQPPPFLIQLEAGARLNPDDQGRSLPTNVQVYQLKDSRRFEAAEFQDLWQRPKEVLEEDLLAVDELTLEPGQRLSREVNRAPKAEYLAVVGVFRRPAGVVWRDVERLPAVKPEDCRPGAPRETSLRFLVEDYRVEARAGEVRR, from the coding sequence GTGACGCTGCTCTTGGGGCTGCTCGCCGGTGCTTGTGCCCACAACCCACCGCCCCCGGCGGCGTGTGAGCAGCCGCCCCCATTCCTCATCCAGCTGGAAGCCGGCGCGCGCCTCAATCCGGATGACCAGGGCCGCTCGCTGCCCACGAACGTCCAGGTCTACCAGCTCAAGGACTCGCGCCGCTTCGAAGCCGCGGAGTTCCAGGACCTCTGGCAGCGCCCCAAGGAAGTGCTGGAGGAGGACCTGCTCGCCGTCGACGAGCTCACCCTGGAGCCGGGCCAGCGCCTCTCGCGCGAGGTGAACCGCGCGCCCAAGGCGGAGTACCTCGCCGTGGTGGGCGTGTTCCGACGTCCCGCGGGCGTGGTGTGGCGCGACGTGGAGCGGCTGCCCGCGGTGAAGCCGGAGGACTGCCGCCCGGGCGCGCCGCGCGAGACGTCGCTGCGCTTCCTCGTCGAGGACTACCGCGTCGAGGCCCGGGCCGGCGAGGTCCGCAGATGA